The genomic DNA CGCTCCGGGTGGGGCAAGGGTAACGGCCGTGGAAAATGTTGAGATGTGGCGCTGACTGAAGGATGAGGACGCTGGCCACACGACATCGTCAAGTACCGTGGGTCCCACAGTTGTTTGTGGATCAACAACGGGATCGGAGCCATCTGACTGCTGACTCTCGCCTGCGTTGTCCTGCGGGTGCGCGATCCATCCTGCCGCCGCCGGGGTCAGAGGGAATGCCTCAACGGATGCTTTCGCTTGGGAAATCAGCGCGGACTGATCGGCGAGGGCGAGCGCTCCGACATCGGGGTCTCCCGCCGGGAGTGCAACGACTTCCTTCATTGTGGAATACAACCCGATGATGAAATTCCAGTCGCGCAGAGCCGCGGCATTCGCGGCCTCGTCCTCGTCCCCCTTTGGTGTTTGCGAAGAATCAGCTGGCCGGTTTGGGGTGTGCGCTGAACCGCTCATCGAGGAGGTGTCCGCTGTGCGTCCCGACGAGGATTCCGACGATGACGGCTTGGGTGATGTGGGCACCGAATCCGTGGGAGCCGACGGTCCTTTGGGCACAACGGTTGGGTCGATGGCCAAGGTTGAGCCGGTGAGGCCACCAAGGTGAAGAAGGGCCTCACGTTCGCGTTCACTCTCCGGCGTCACGAACTGGGTCGAGGACGAGGACGAAGCTACCGCGTTATCCACAGTCCACGGAGTAACGACCGTGACCCGCGTCGGTTGAACCTCAACCCCTGAATCCCACAGGAGAATGGTCCGATCCTCACCTTGATCATTTCCGCTCCTTGCGGTGACAGCAACAACGCGTGGCCCCCATTCGGAGGCATCACCAAAGGGCAGAGTGGATGTGGGGATGGTCAGTGAAAATGGAACGCTCGCACCCGGGGCGATATCGCTGCCAAGCTGAGACTGCAAGACGGGGGCTGCGAAAGGAATCCCAGATGTCAGGGTCTGTGTCAGCTCCTGAACGGATATCGGTGTTTGCCAGTCAACGGCAACGGACAACAGCGGTGCACTCACGGTCTGCTCGGTGGTGTTTTTCACCGTCCCTGAAAGAGTGACCTCCGTTTGTGTCGTGATGACGGCGGGTTGCAGGGAGTCAATACTCACGGCCAATCCCTGTGAGACCGTCGTATCACCGAGCACCGCCGGGCGTTCCGATTGAGTTTTCACGGTTGCCTCGGTCGCTGCCGTGGGGTTCATTGACGAGGACGACGCCGCGGGCACCGCCGCGACGGATGCGAGGGAGGGAGTCAGTGTGAATGATGCCGCGATGACGGCGGTCACTGCGTGAAGGAACCGACGCCTGCGCATCACAAATCCCGATACAACAGGTCAAGGGCGATTGACACGATGCGGCGTTCGTTGGGGTAAGCGAGCCTTTGACTCACGGATTTCAGGGGAATCCATGCGGCGTCCTCGGCCTCGTGATCGGGGTCGCCCTCAACGGAGATCTCTCCGGAAACAAAACCCATGAGGTAGTGGTGAACAACTTTGTGGACGCGGCGGTCAGAGCCTGAGAACCAGTAGTCGATGGATGCGAGGTGGCGAATGATGCGTCCGTTAATTCCCGTTTCTTCGGCAACCTCACGAAGAGCCGCTTCTTCGGGTGTTTCCTTTCCCTCAAGGTGTCCCTTGGGAAGGCACCATTCGATTCGGCCCGCACGATTACGTCGAGCAATGAGTGCGGCATAGGGGATGCCGTCGCGAATATCGACAACAATTCCGCCGGCGGAGGTTTCAGAGGAGATCGGAAGATGCGGCGAATGGCTGTGCACTGTCTGCACGGAGGTACGACGACGAGGGGGTCTGGGAACCCCTGGTCGCTGGTCCTTCGAACGTACAGGCATAGGTCCACTCTAATTGCTTGACGGCGGAATATGATCCCTGGCGGCCGGGTTCACATGATGAGCGAGGTGCAACATTGACAACACCACAGGAAAAGGTGACGCGGCGACTGGTCGCACACGGTGGATCGTGGCACGCTTGAGGGGATGAGCGCCGAGACCACACTAACCCCGCACGATATCCCGACTCTTCTTGCCAACGGGCACAGGACTTTTGCTGCCCTCCCGCCAGAAATCCTTGAGCTTGGGCAAGTTTTCCAGGCAGCCGGTGAGGAAATCGCCCTCGTGGGTGGGCCGGTGCGCGACGCCTTCCTTGGCGTCACCCCCCACGACTTCGACATGACGACCTCTGCGCGACCCGAACGCACCGAAGAACTTTTAGGCCAGTGGGGGCAAGCGGTCTGGGACGTCGGCAAAGAATTCGGAACGATCGGCGGGCGTTGCGGCGACGTCGTTGTTGAGGTAACGACGTATCGGACGGATTCCTACGAGGTGGGGTCGCGTAAACCCGATGTCGTTTTCGGTGACACCCTCGAGGGTGACCTCACGCGCCGTGACTTCACCGTCAATGCGATGGCGATGCGTCTGCCGGCAATGGTGCTCGTGGACCCGCATGACGGATTGAAAGACCTGGCTGATGGGCGTTTACGGACTCCAGTGACGGCAACCCAGTCTTTCGACGATGATCCGTTGCGGATCATGCGTGCCGCCCGCTTTAGCGCCCAGCTGGGGCTAGATGTTGACCTTGACGTGATGGATGCGATGGAGGAAATGGCGGGGCGACTCGACATTGTCTCCGCCGAACGGATTCGCGCTGAACTGGAGCGCCTGATCGTGTCGCGGTGGCCGAGGCGCGGCATCGAACTCATGGTGCACACCGGGGTTGCGCGCATCGTTCTCCCGGAGGTCGCGAACCTCGTGTCCACTGTTGATGAACACAAACGCCATAAGGATGTTTACGAACACACGCTGACAGTGGTCGAACAGGCGATGGATCTGGAAACCGGGCCGGATGGTGCCGTTCCTGCCCCTGATTTTGTTTTACGTTTTGCCGCGCTCATGCACGACGTGGGTAAGCCTGCGACTCGCAGGTTCGAGCCGAATGGCACCGTGTCTTTCCATCACCACGAGATCGTTGGGGCAAAACTCACGCGTACTCGGATGAAAGCGCTGCGTTTCGACAAGGCAACAACCGAGGCCGTGTCCACCCTCGTTGCCCTTCATCTCCGTTTCCACGGGTACGGTGAGGTCGCATGGACGGACTCGGCGGTTCGGCGCTACGTTGCCGATGCCGGTGACCTCCTTGAACGTCTCCACCGCTTGACGCGCGCGGATTGCACGACGCGGAATAGGCGCAAAGCTGAGCGTCTGAGCGCTGCCTACGACGATCTTGAGGAGCGGATTGCGAAGCTGCGCGAGCAGGAGGAACTTGATGCGATCCGCCCCGATCTTGACGGCGACGAGATCATGAGCATTCTGGGTTTGCGTCCGTCGCGTGCCGTGAAGATGGCGCGTGACTATCTGCTGAATCTGAGGATGGAGCGCGGTCCTCTGGGTAAGGATGCGGCGAAGGATGCCCTGCTTGACTGGTGGCAGTCCGATGAGGTGCGTGAAATCGCGAATGAGTACCAGGCTCAGCAAGCCAAATGGGAGGCACTTGTCGCCGAGAAACGGGCGCGCAAAGCTGCGGCGAAGGCACAGGCGCAGCGCTCCGCTGAGCAGCAGTGACGTTGAGAGAACAGTCAGGTAGGGGACAACGGATCGACGTCTGACCCACCGGCATATCGACTCTATGCGCGGAATGTGACTTTCTTCTAGGAGCGTCAAACTGGTCACGAATTCGGGTGATTTTCAGCTTCAGTGCGTAGTCTGAACGCACTGAAGTCTGTTGAGAGGCTGAATTCGTGGCACATACCGACGGAAAAATGGAGTGGGATGACATTGTGGGAGGGTCGCGCTCAACGCATCGTCCACCCACACGCGCTGACGTAGCGCGAGCTCAGAAGCGTTCACGTTCCGGCTCTGGGTCCACTCGCGCACAGACCAAGAAAAAGACGCGCGGAGCGCGTCCGTCCTCGTCCCCGCGCAAGACCGCACCGACGGGCTCCAAGCGCAAGGCGAAGGGCGAGGGGCGTCAGCGGTCACTTGGCCGAAAGATCGGGCTGGGTATCGTCTTGACGATCCTCGGGATCACAGTCGTTGGGATCGGGGCGTTCTTGTACCTGTATGCAACGCTGAAAGTGCCGGCCGTTGACGACATGGCGCTCGCTCAGACGACAACCGTCTACTACGCAGACGGCACAACCGAGATGGGGAAATTCCAAACCGTTGACCGCCAGGTCATCGACTCATCGACCCTGCCTGATTACGTTGCACACGCCGTTGTTGCTTCGGAGGATCGGTCTTTCTACACGAACTCCGGCATTGACTTTAAGGGAATTTTCCGCGCTCTCATTAACAATGTGACAACCGGTACCCGTCAAGGTGGCTCCACGCTGACCCAGCAGTACGTTGAACGTTACTACATGGGCGAAACAACGTCGTACAAGGGGAAAGTGAAGGAAGCAGTGCTGGCGGTGAAAATCAACCGTGAGCAGACCAAAGACGAGATCATCGGCAACTACCTCAATACGATCTACTTTGGGCGCGGAGCCTACGGCATTGAGGCAGCTGCGCAAGCCTATTTCGCGC from Schaalia sp. ZJ405 includes the following:
- a CDS encoding DUF6049 family protein, translated to MRRRRFLHAVTAVIAASFTLTPSLASVAAVPAASSSSMNPTAATEATVKTQSERPAVLGDTTVSQGLAVSIDSLQPAVITTQTEVTLSGTVKNTTEQTVSAPLLSVAVDWQTPISVQELTQTLTSGIPFAAPVLQSQLGSDIAPGASVPFSLTIPTSTLPFGDASEWGPRVVAVTARSGNDQGEDRTILLWDSGVEVQPTRVTVVTPWTVDNAVASSSSSTQFVTPESEREREALLHLGGLTGSTLAIDPTVVPKGPSAPTDSVPTSPKPSSSESSSGRTADTSSMSGSAHTPNRPADSSQTPKGDEDEAANAAALRDWNFIIGLYSTMKEVVALPAGDPDVGALALADQSALISQAKASVEAFPLTPAAAGWIAHPQDNAGESQQSDGSDPVVDPQTTVGPTVLDDVVWPASSSFSQRHISTFSTAVTLAPPGALTPADYTVSYTPTSRVEVSTSDGSTSPTGETEQTATVLASNKALSDILGWQSSQAGDQLDASQAVQAISAIITRELPNYSRAVLALTPRGTPLTENLTDRVSTLLGSRWVSGMTLGDLAQSEATDIERDRVPTPDLPQDTHKALKTVDLALTSIQPFAAATNDPTSVLAEVSTRALGAIGAGIPPKTQVSRASALSRHVVGLRSTISVQPSSSINLINKSADFPVRVSNASAWDVTVAVTLDPADPRMRVPRATQKTIPAGSVTTVDVPVEAIGSGDLEVTYVISTPDGSVIERSQSVLVRLHAGWEDAFTITMAALLGVLFLFGLVRTVRQRRHRVAAHHALEAVRPSLSAPPKESE
- a CDS encoding NUDIX hydrolase, which produces MPVRSKDQRPGVPRPPRRRTSVQTVHSHSPHLPISSETSAGGIVVDIRDGIPYAALIARRNRAGRIEWCLPKGHLEGKETPEEAALREVAEETGINGRIIRHLASIDYWFSGSDRRVHKVVHHYLMGFVSGEISVEGDPDHEAEDAAWIPLKSVSQRLAYPNERRIVSIALDLLYRDL
- a CDS encoding CCA tRNA nucleotidyltransferase; the encoded protein is MSAETTLTPHDIPTLLANGHRTFAALPPEILELGQVFQAAGEEIALVGGPVRDAFLGVTPHDFDMTTSARPERTEELLGQWGQAVWDVGKEFGTIGGRCGDVVVEVTTYRTDSYEVGSRKPDVVFGDTLEGDLTRRDFTVNAMAMRLPAMVLVDPHDGLKDLADGRLRTPVTATQSFDDDPLRIMRAARFSAQLGLDVDLDVMDAMEEMAGRLDIVSAERIRAELERLIVSRWPRRGIELMVHTGVARIVLPEVANLVSTVDEHKRHKDVYEHTLTVVEQAMDLETGPDGAVPAPDFVLRFAALMHDVGKPATRRFEPNGTVSFHHHEIVGAKLTRTRMKALRFDKATTEAVSTLVALHLRFHGYGEVAWTDSAVRRYVADAGDLLERLHRLTRADCTTRNRRKAERLSAAYDDLEERIAKLREQEELDAIRPDLDGDEIMSILGLRPSRAVKMARDYLLNLRMERGPLGKDAAKDALLDWWQSDEVREIANEYQAQQAKWEALVAEKRARKAAAKAQAQRSAEQQ